Genomic segment of Sebaldella sp. S0638:
TTGTATACACGCAAAAATATGCCGAATTTTCTTTGTTTTATTATTTTTTTCAATAATAAAAAATTTTTTTTATAGAAAGATATAAATATATTAAAGCAAAATATCAGTGTAAATCTCCCTGCTGCGTTATTTTATCCATTGAATATTTTCTGCATAATTTCCTGTATAAATTTTCAGCTCCATTGCCTGAAAAACAAAGACTTGAAACAACATCCGCATAAACCTGTAATTTATCAGCAGAAGAACTCAATCTTTTATACATCGACTCATTTATTTTACTTAAAAATATTAATCTTTCTAATTTTCATACACTCTTTTAAGTTTTTGCATGTTTGCGCGCGTTTAAATATTTTATACTGCATTTTTTCTTGATTTATATATGTTTGTATTTGAATTTCCTAGTGATAAAATTGAAGATACCGATGTTAATTCATTTGAGGTTATTGACGACTGGTATTCGAGAGATAAAAGTTTTGTTTTTTATGAAGGGAAAAAAATAAATAATTGTGATATTGAGAGTTTTTCTATTTTTAATGCCTGGTTTTCAAAGGATAAAAATAATGTTTATTTTGAAAACACTATTCTTGAAGATGCTGATTTAGAGACTTTTCGGATTGATGATACTATGAATAACACTGCTGGTGATAAAAACTATTTATATATAATTGATCTTGACAGTTAGAGAGGCTTTCTAACAAATAACATAAAAAATAAAAACAGGAAGTAAAACTGCCGCTTCCTGTTTTTTGTAAAATATTTGCTAAAAATAAGTAAAGTATTCCCGAGAAACTTTAAATCTCCCCTACTACTCTGCAAGGAAGCCCGCTCATACCTCCAAAATTCACCGGATAAGTATTTACCACAAAAAATTCATGTTTTTTCCCATTTAAAACCTTATCAAGATTACAAAGATTTTCTATTATAAATACTCCTCTGTCTGCACAATACTGATCTTTTGGAGTATGCTCCGCACCTCGTCTTACACCTGCGAAATCTATCCCGATTATAGAAACCTTTTTATCCAAAAGCAAATCTATAAGTTCATTTGATAATTCCGGATGCTCTGTGAAATATTTTTTTGTGCCGTATCCCTCGTCTTCTATAAATCCTGTATAAAATGCCACAAACATGTTTTCTTTCACAAGAGACATATCAATATCCCCGGAAAGTATTTCCCTGTCTTTCATCTCCCTTACATTAAATACCAGTCCTTCTCTTTTTACGAATTCAAGGGGAAACTCTTTATTCATCACATCAAAATGAGTTCCCAAGTGACCGAAAGATACCATTTTTTCATTATCCAGTGCATTGCCGGACGCTGCCTTACTTACCTTCACACTTAAATCCACTAACATTTACTAACCTCCTTGTATAATATGTTTGTAGTTAAAAAAGCTAAATTAACTACTTAAAATTGTACTTATGTCAATAATGTGGACACATTTATCTTGTCTATTATGAAATTTTTTTCAAATATTCTTTAGGAGATA
This window contains:
- a CDS encoding DKNYY domain-containing protein, producing the protein MFVFEFPSDKIEDTDVNSFEVIDDWYSRDKSFVFYEGKKINNCDIESFSIFNAWFSKDKNNVYFENTILEDADLETFRIDDTMNNTAGDKNYLYIIDLDS
- a CDS encoding cyclase family protein, with amino-acid sequence MLVDLSVKVSKAASGNALDNEKMVSFGHLGTHFDVMNKEFPLEFVKREGLVFNVREMKDREILSGDIDMSLVKENMFVAFYTGFIEDEGYGTKKYFTEHPELSNELIDLLLDKKVSIIGIDFAGVRRGAEHTPKDQYCADRGVFIIENLCNLDKVLNGKKHEFFVVNTYPVNFGGMSGLPCRVVGEI